Below is a genomic region from Fusobacterium canifelinum.
ATAATATCCAATTTCTTCTTTAACTAATTTATAGGACTTAAGTTTCTTGTTGTATATAAATTTACCAAAATTTTTAATAGTAACAGTTTTTGGCATATTTTCTTTTTTAATTTCGTCTAAAATAGTAACAGGAGCTTGTCTAAAAGCAGTAGATAATTCCTCCATAGTGAAATTTCTCCATATATTTTGTAAAGCTTTATTAAATTGCTTTAATGTAGCTTCTATTTTTTCATTGTTTTCATTTAACAACGAAAGTACATCATTTTTAAATTTCATTTCTGTAATATAGAAATCATCGGGTACTGGTGTTCCTCCTATACCATAACTTTCTTCGTTTTTATGACCCCATATCAAGCAATATATACCATTACTTTCGTTGCTTTCTGAGTTTGGGAAAAAATATTTTATATGATTTTCCTCTTTTACAATTCTTCCTTTTCTTAAAACCACAAAATCTTCCTTATTTTCAGAAAGACAATAAAGTAAAGGGAAATTTTTTAATATTTCTATATTTCCACTTAATATTTCTTTATGAATTTCTTCAAGCTTTTCCATTGTGTAGAAAATTTTAATCACTCTACTATATTTTTTTAATCCATTCTCCCATAGGTCTTGAAATAAGAGGTTCTGAAAGTGTTAAACTTCCATCATCTTCATGGTATGTACTTTGGTATTGAGGTTCTCTTGTTGCAGCTTCAAAAAATTTTATTAGAGTATTTTCTGTAATATTATCATCCAATGAAAAATTTAATTCCTTGGCTATTTCACTTTTGATAGTATCCCAGTCATATTCCATTATATCATTAAATTCTTCTTTATATTGTTTTTCAATTTTATCAGCATATTTTTTTAGTAATATTTTATCCTTATAAATGTCAGGCATTAGAAAGTCAAAAAAACAAGGACAATTTACTAATAAAGAAAATAATTCTTTTATATTTTCTGCAATACGACCCGTTTCTCCTTCTGAACTATTAAAACCTATGGTTCCATCAGAAAGTAAAACAAACTCTCCTCCACTTCCATCAATTCCAAATGCTTTACCATCAATATTCCAAGTAATTTGTCCATCCATATCATCTGGTTTCTGTAATTGAGGATATAACTCAATATCACATTTAAGTCTTATTTTCTCTGCCAGTTCATTATTATTTAATATTTTTTCTAATATATCCATAGTTTTTACTCCTAAAAAATATTTATATTTATTATCTTATAATATTTTTTTCTTTACATCAACATATTTAATTATTTTTTAAATTGTGGTAAAATGTAAAATAAAAGATTTGAGGGACTATTATGAATTTATTTCAAAAAAATTATAAAAATGTTGAACCTCTTGCATATAAATTACGACCCAAAAGTCTAGAAGATTTTGTAGGTCAAGAAAAACTTTTAGGAAAAGATGGAGTAATTACAAGACTTATTTTAAATTCTACTCTATCAAATTCCATTTTTTATGGACCTCCTGGTTGTGGAAAAAGTAGTTTAGGAGAAATTATTTCTAATACTTTAGATTGTAATTTTGAAAAATTAAATGCTACTACTGCAAGTGTTTCAGATATAAGAAATGTAGTTGAAACGGCTAAAAGAAATATAGAGCTTTACAATAAAAGAACTATATTGTTTTTAGATGAAATTCATAGATTTAATAAAAATCAACAGGATGCTCTACTTTCATATACAGAAGATGGAACACTTACTTTTATAGGGGCAACAACAGAAAATCCTTATTACAATATAAATAATGCCTTGCTTTCAAGAGTTATGGTTTTTGAATTTAAAGCTCTTACTGATGAAGATATTTCAAAATTGATTGATAAAGGCTTAAATTTTTTAAATATAAGTATGAGTGATAAAATAAAGGAAATAATTATTGATATATCACAAGGAGATTCAAGAATAGCCTTAAATTATGTTGAGATGTATAATAATATACATTCTCAAATGAGTGAAGATGAAATATTTTCTATTTTTAAAGAAAGACAAGTTTCTTTTGATAAAAAGCAAGATAAGTATGATATGATTTCTGCCTTTATAAAATCTATTAGGGGAAGTGACCCTGATGCAGCTATATACTGGCTTGCTAGACTTTTAGATGGAGGAGAAGACCCAAAATATATGGCAAGAAGACTATTTATTGAGGCAAGTGAAGATATAGGAATGGCAAATCCAGAAGCACTTTTAGTTGCAAATGCAACTATGAATGCCTGTGAAAGAATAGGTATGCCAGAGGTTAGAATAATTTTAGCTCATGCTACTGTATATCTTGCAATTTCTTCTAAATCAAATTCTGTTTATGAGGCAATAGATGGAGCATTAGCTGATATAAAAAAAGGAGAATTACAAGAGGTACCAATGAATATTTGCCATGATAATGTAGGATATAAATATCCTCATAACTACACTGATAATTTTGTTAAACAAAAATATATGAATAAAAAGAAAAAGTATTATAAACCTGGTAATAATAAAAATGAAAAATTGATAGCAGAAAAATTAAGTAAATTATGGGATGAATAGGAGGGAGAATTATGAAATTAATAAAAGCTGTAAGAGGAACGAAAGACATTATTGGAGAAGAAGCTAAAAAATATATTTATATTTCAAATGTAGCTCAAAAGATGTTTGAGAACTATGGTTATAATTTTGTGAAAACACCAATTTTTGAAGAAACTGAATTATTTAAAAGAGGAATTGGAGAAGCAACTGATGTTGTTGAAAAAGAAATGTACACTTTTAAAGATAGGGGAGACAGATCTATAACTTTAAGACCTGAAAATACTGCTTCTCTTGTTAGATGTTATCTTGAAAATGCTATCTATGCAAAAGAAGAGATTAGTAGATTTTACTATAATGGTTCAATGTTTAGATATGAAAGACCACAAGCTGGAAGACAAAGAGAATTTAATCAAATAGGTCTTGAAGTATTTGGAGAAAAGTCTCCAAAGGTTGATGCAGAAGTTATTGCTATTGGTTATAAATTTCTTGAAAAATTAGGTATAACTGATTTAGAAGTAAAGATTAATTCAGTAGGTTCTAATGCTTCTCGTACTGTTTATAGAGAAAAATTAGTAGAACACTTTAAATCTCACTTAGATGATATGTGTGAAGATTGTAGAGATAGAATTAATAGAAATCCTTTAAGACTTTTAGATTGTAAAATTGATGGTGAAAAAGATTTCTATAAATCTGCTCCAAGCATTATAGATTATCTTTTTGAAGATGAAAGAAAACACTATGATAATGTTAAAAAATATTTAGATATATTTGGAATAAAATATACAGAAGATTCTACTCTTGTTAGAGGACTTGACTATTATTCAAGTACAGTTTTTGAAATTGTAACTAATAAACTTGGCTCACAAGGAACAGTTTTAGGTGGTGGAAGATATGATAATCTTCTAAAAGAATTAGGAGATAAGGATATTCCAGCTGTTGGATTTGCAACTGGAGTTGAAAGAATTATGATGCTTCTTGGAGAAAATTATCCTAAAAATGCTCCAGATGTATATATTGCTTGGTTAGGAGAAAATACTTCAGAAACTGCATTAAAAGTTGCTGAAACTTTAAGAGATAATAATATAAAAGTTTATATTGATTATTCAGAAAAAGGAATGAAATCTCATATGAAAAAAGCGGACAAATTAGAAACAAAATATTGTATTATTCTTGGGGAAGACGAGCTTAATAAAGGTATAGTACTATTAAAAGATTTTTCTACAAGAGAACAAAAAGAAGTAAAAATTGACGAGATTATAAATTATATTAAATAGAGGGAGTGTTTTTTTAAAATGGTATATAGAACACATAATTTAGGGGAATTAAGATCAAAAAATATTGGAGAAGTTGTAACTCTATCTGGTTGGGTAGACACAAAAAGAAATGTAAGTACAAGTCTTACTTTCATTGATTTAAGAGACAGAGAAGGAAAAACTCAAATAGTTTTTAATAATGAACTTTTATCTGAAAAAGTTTTAGAAGAAGTACAAAAATTAAAGTCAGAATCTGTCATCAAAGTAATAGGTGAAGTAAAGGAAAGATCAAATAAAAATCCTAATATTCCAACAGGAGAAATAGAAGTTTTTGCAAAAGAAATAGAAATTTTAAATGCTTGTGATACTTTACCTTTTCAAATTTCTGGTATAGATGATAATTTAAGTGAAAATATGAGATTGACATATAGATATCTTGATATTAGAAGAAACAAGATGTTAAATAACTTAAAAATGCGTCATAGAATGATAATGTCTATTAGAAATTATATGGATAAAGCAGGATTCTTAGATGTTGATACTCCTGTACTTACAAAATCTACTCCTGAAGGAGCAAGAGATTTCTTAGTTCCTAGTAGAACAAACCCAGGAACATTCTATGCTTTACCTCAATCTCCACAACTTTTTAAACAACTTTTAATGATAGGTGGAGTTGAAAAATATTTTCAAATTGCTAAATGTTTTAGAGATGAGGATTTAAGAGCAGATAGACAACCAGAATTTACACAACTTGATATTGAAATGTCTTTTGTAGAAAAAGAAGATGTCATGAATGAAATAGAAGGTTTAGCAAAATATGTATTTAAAAATGTAACGGGTGAAGAAGCAAATTATACTTTTCAAAAAATGCCTTATGCAGAAGCTAT
It encodes:
- a CDS encoding DUF2262 domain-containing protein — its product is MEKLEEIHKEILSGNIEILKNFPLLYCLSENKEDFVVLRKGRIVKEENHIKYFFPNSESNESNGIYCLIWGHKNEESYGIGGTPVPDDFYITEMKFKNDVLSLLNENNEKIEATLKQFNKALQNIWRNFTMEELSTAFRQAPVTILDEIKKENMPKTVTIKNFGKFIYNKKLKSYKLVKEEIGYYFSADNKEEQKKVKNIFSNIELTHFIEKAKDYTAHKLLKLKNDLWLEEDEKEVTKKDFKDRMKFTSLYVFSESANFYFDDGDLFWGHTIEVTINQNLEFSAANIVG
- the hisS gene encoding histidine--tRNA ligase, translated to MKLIKAVRGTKDIIGEEAKKYIYISNVAQKMFENYGYNFVKTPIFEETELFKRGIGEATDVVEKEMYTFKDRGDRSITLRPENTASLVRCYLENAIYAKEEISRFYYNGSMFRYERPQAGRQREFNQIGLEVFGEKSPKVDAEVIAIGYKFLEKLGITDLEVKINSVGSNASRTVYREKLVEHFKSHLDDMCEDCRDRINRNPLRLLDCKIDGEKDFYKSAPSIIDYLFEDERKHYDNVKKYLDIFGIKYTEDSTLVRGLDYYSSTVFEIVTNKLGSQGTVLGGGRYDNLLKELGDKDIPAVGFATGVERIMMLLGENYPKNAPDVYIAWLGENTSETALKVAETLRDNNIKVYIDYSEKGMKSHMKKADKLETKYCIILGEDELNKGIVLLKDFSTREQKEVKIDEIINYIK
- a CDS encoding replication-associated recombination protein A: MNLFQKNYKNVEPLAYKLRPKSLEDFVGQEKLLGKDGVITRLILNSTLSNSIFYGPPGCGKSSLGEIISNTLDCNFEKLNATTASVSDIRNVVETAKRNIELYNKRTILFLDEIHRFNKNQQDALLSYTEDGTLTFIGATTENPYYNINNALLSRVMVFEFKALTDEDISKLIDKGLNFLNISMSDKIKEIIIDISQGDSRIALNYVEMYNNIHSQMSEDEIFSIFKERQVSFDKKQDKYDMISAFIKSIRGSDPDAAIYWLARLLDGGEDPKYMARRLFIEASEDIGMANPEALLVANATMNACERIGMPEVRIILAHATVYLAISSKSNSVYEAIDGALADIKKGELQEVPMNICHDNVGYKYPHNYTDNFVKQKYMNKKKKYYKPGNNKNEKLIAEKLSKLWDE